Within Sinorhizobium sp. RAC02, the genomic segment TTAGGGGACGTTTCATGGCACGAATGATTGGTGCGAAGGCTGGGGCTGCGGCGTTTTTTGCGCTCCTCGTTTCTTCTTCCTCGGCTTTCACGGCTCCGGCATCGGCGCTTTCCATGAAGACCGGCGGCGTGACCTCCCAGCCGATCGGCCACTACGAGTTCTGTCAGACCTACAAGTCCGAATGCCGCGCCGGCGTGCGCAACCAGGCACCGGCAAAGGTAACGAAGGTCGGCTGGTCGGCCATTCGCCAGATCAATGCCAGCGTCAATCGCGACATCACGCCGATGACCGACAAGGAACTGCACGGCAAGGACGAATACTGGTCCTATCCGGACGGCGCCGGCGACTGCGAGGATTTCGTCCTCCTGAAGCGCAAGAAGCTGATGCAGAAGGGTTTTGCCCCCGGCGACCTGCTGATTACCGTCGTGCGCAAGCCGGACGGCGAAGGTCATGCCGTGCTGACGGTGCGCACCACCGAGGGCGATTTCATCCTCGACAACCTCAACAACGAAGTAAAACCCTGGACGACGACGCCCTACCGCTACCTGAAGCGCCAGGCCTCGTTCCACGCCGGCCGCTGGGTCTCGATCGAAAACGGCGACGCCGTCATGGTATCGTCGGTCGGCCAGTAAGCAGGCCGCAGGCCGGATTTGAAAAGGCCGCGGAGCGATCCGCGGCCTTTTTGTTTTCCAGTGCGCGATGCCTCACCTCCACACTACCGTCCTGCTCCATACCGCCCCTCCTCCGTCATCCTCGGGCTCGACCCGAGGATCCATGCAGCGGGTGAGGCGTGGATGGTCGGGTCAGGCCCGACCATGACGACGGAGGGACAGCAGCGTGGAGCAGGTCGGGACCGCGCTGCCAGCGCCTTTATCGATTGGCCATCGAGGCCATGCGCTGCGAATAGCGCCCGCCG encodes:
- a CDS encoding transglutaminase-like cysteine peptidase; this encodes MARMIGAKAGAAAFFALLVSSSSAFTAPASALSMKTGGVTSQPIGHYEFCQTYKSECRAGVRNQAPAKVTKVGWSAIRQINASVNRDITPMTDKELHGKDEYWSYPDGAGDCEDFVLLKRKKLMQKGFAPGDLLITVVRKPDGEGHAVLTVRTTEGDFILDNLNNEVKPWTTTPYRYLKRQASFHAGRWVSIENGDAVMVSSVGQ